The following are encoded together in the Lactuca sativa cultivar Salinas chromosome 1, Lsat_Salinas_v11, whole genome shotgun sequence genome:
- the LOC111910787 gene encoding putative disease resistance RPP13-like protein 1 — MAEIVVSAVITVLCEKLISGDLMKLARSEGIDSQLKKWKKNLPLIQAVLADATQKEIKEKAVQLWVNDLQDLAYDIDDVLDDLATEVMRRKLNQEAHATTSIGKVWKFFPNCCTKFSPRNIMYGRKMSSKLDKITTKLRDLVVQKNDLGLNVTDERSTLERRLEENSLVDESKIMGREGDKVTLMGKLLGCEECDENVSVVSIVGMGGIGKTTLAKVLYNDEKVKDHFELRAWVCVSEELDVFNISKAIFQAVTGKNKDFANLDLLHVALKKELSKKRFLLVLDDVWNEDHKKWELLQSPLLAGAPGSRIIVTTRSTRVASVMDSQETYPLDVLSNEDGLSLFAQHALGEKSFDKHPTLKLLGEGMVQKCGRLPLALKALGRILKGNRNGDKWQELLKSEIWDIEDGSDILPALRLSYYHLPPHLKQLFAYCSLIPKDYVFDKNKLVLLWVAEGFLSQSKGNKSMERLGHEYFEELKSRSFFQLSTDDELGYTMHDLINDLATSVAGEFSFRLDGEVDVSAMNETFDKFLHFSLIGSGSRSFRKLKELQRAKRLRTVLLISVPWEIGSLLDELLPELQFLRVLSVVGLNPSDYQNPLVAYWREGIFSIRWIPESIGSLKHLRYLNFSFTDIRCLPEQVSDLYNLQSLLVQDCYELSSLPKSFAKLINLRHFGIDNTPKVIKLPLGIGGLTSLQTLSKVMIEEANGFKISDLKELSDLQGQLFIIGLDKVINPIHAKDANLHQKKGLEVLEMEWSDNVFDDSRDETIEYEVLEELRPPPKLKILKILYNKGTRFPSWVGDPSFDELTELTLCGCRSTQLPTLGCLRSLKKLFVESMSEVKSVGFEFLAPVSSFIGIGFPWLEVLEFYDMEGWKRWSINNGNEHGTPSSFPRLHEISIRYCPELADVSIGLIPSLRVLYIEECSEAVLRSMVGLSSSLVKLDILDVKGLTRLHGEDLMHLRALEHLYIEKCDELRYLWERESEACKSLVSLQKLEVYDCKKLVSSAEKEVNFGKSMKSLKEVKFSVCETLESYSCPNSVERLVINSCDSMISLTFSALQEQPSGITELIVSDCDNIQLQPNLIPVTDCGFLPMSRLISLDISDCKNLKSFPHEHFQSLTSLEEMYINECPSMDYSFPCGVWPPNLRMLLKTQTHKLPNLNSLFNINQFDYTSTYTRNLTTITLTLG; from the coding sequence aTGGCTGAAATAGTTGTTAGCGCCGTCATCACAGTGCTGTGTGAGAAGCTGATCTCCGGTGACTTGATGAAGCTGGCTCGATCGGAAGGGATCGATTCTCAGCtgaagaaatggaagaaaaaCCTGCCCCTGATCCAAGCCGTGCTTGCTGATGCAACCCAGAAGGAGATTAAAGAGAAAGCTGTTCAACTGTGGGTGAACGATCTTCAGGATTTGGCTTACGACATAGACGATGTACTCGACGATTTGGCCACCGAGGTTATGCGACGCAAGTTGAATCAGGAAGCGCATGCCACCACCAGCATTGGTAAGGTATGGAAGTTCTTCCCAAATTGCTGTACTAAATTCTCTCCTCGTAACATTATGTATGGTCGGAAGATGAGTTCAAAGCTAGATAAGATCACTACCAAATTGCGTGATCTTGTTGTCCAGAAAAATGACCTGGGTTTGAATGTGACTGATGAAAGGTCAACTCTAGAGAGACGGCTTGAGGAAAATTCACTGGTTGATGAGTCCAAAATCATGGGTCGGGAAGGGGATAAAGTGACATTGATGGGTAAGTTGTTAGGTTGTGAAGAATGTGATGAAAATGTGAGCGTAGTGTCGATAGTTGGAATGGGTGGGATAGGAAAAACCACTCTTGCCAAAGTTTTATACAACGATGAGAAAGTGAAGGATCACTTTGAGCTCAGAGCGTGGGTTTGTGTTTCTGAAGAGTTGGATGTATTTAACATTAGCAAGGCTATTTTTCAAGCAGTAACCGGGAAAAACAAAGATTTTGCTAATCTAGATCTGCTTCATGTGGCCCTCAAAAAAGAACTTTCAAAGAAGAGGTTCCTACTTGTTCTGGACGATGTCTGGAACGAAGACCACAAAAAGTGGGAACTCCTCCAAAGCCCTCTTCTTGCAGGGGCACCTGGAAGTAGAATTATTGTCACAACCAGGAGTACCAGGGTTGCATCGGTGATGGACTCACAAGAAACTTACCCTCTGGACGTTTTGTCAAATGAAGATGGTTTATCATTATTTGCTCAACACGCATTAGGTGAAAAAAGCTTTGACAAACATCCAACACTTAAGTTGCTTGGTGAAGGTATGGTTCAGAAATGTGGTAGATTGCCTTTGGCTTTGAAAGCACTTGGGAGGATCTTGAAGGGAAATAGGAATGGTGATAAATGGCAGGAGTTGTTGAAGAGTGAGATATGGGATATAGAGGATGGAAGTGATATTCTTCCGGCTCTAAGATTAAGCTACTATCACCTCCCTCCACATCTGAAGCAGTTGTTTGCATACTGCTCCTTAATTCCCAAAGACTATGTGTTTGACAAGAATAAGTTAGTCCTATTGTGGGTGGCAGAAGGATTTTTGTCCCAATCAAAAGGAAACAAGTCAATGGAGCGTTTAGGTCATGAGTATTTTGAAGAGCTAAAGTCAAGGTCCTTTTTTCAACTTTCAACGGATGACGAATTAGGATACACAATGCATGACCTGATAAATGATTTGGCCACAAGTGTTGCAGGAGAGTTTTCCTTTAGATTGGATGGTGAGGTGGATGTATCTGCCATGAATGAAACTTTTGATAAGTTTCTTCACTTCTCACTTATAGGTTCAGGATCTAGATCATTTAGAAAGCTCAAGGAATTACAAAGAGCTAAACGTTTGCGAACTGTCTTACTAATCTCAGTACCTTGGGAAATTGGTAGCTTATTGGACGAATTACTTCCTGAACTACAGTTCCTGAGGGTGCTAAGTGTCGTGGGCTTGAATCCCAGTGATTACCAGAATCCATTGGTAGCTTATTGGCGAGAAGGTATTTTTTCAATCAGATGGATACCAGAATCCATTGGTAGTCTCAAGCATCTACGGTATCTTAATTTTTCTTTTACTGATATCAGATGTTTGCCAGAACAAGTGAGTGACCTTTATAATCTACAGAGTTTGTTGGTTCAGGATTGTTATGAGTTATCAAGCTTGCCAAAAAGTTTTGCAAAGTTGATAAACCTTCGACATTTTGGAATAGATAATACTCCAAAGGTGATCAAGTTGCCCTTAGGAATTGGTGGCTTGACGAGTCTACAAACTCTATCCAAGGTCATGATTGAAGAAGCCAACGGGTTCAAAATATCAGATCTTAAGGAATTATCGGATCTTCAAGGTCAGCTTTTCATTATTGGTCTGGACAAAGTGATAAATCCAATCCATGCAAAGGATGCCAATTTACATCAAAAGAAGGGTCTTGAAGTTTTGGAGATGGAATGGAGTGATAATGTGTTTGATGATTCTCGGGATGAGACGATTGAATATGAAGTACTTGAAGAACTAAGGCCTCCTCCTAAGTTAAAAATCCTCAAGATTTTGTATAACAAGGGAACGAGATTTCCTAGTTGGGTCGGGGATCCCTCGTTTGATGAGTTAACAGAGCTTACATTATGTGGTTGTAGAAGTACACAGTTACCAACACTTGGATGTTTACGGTCTCTTAAGAAATTGTTTGTTGAAAGCATGAGTGAAGTGAAGAGTGTGGGTTTTGAGTTTCTTGCACCTGTAAGTTCTTTTATTGGCATTGGATTTCCATGGCTTGAAGTTCTGGAATTTTATGATATGGAAGGTTGGAAGAGATGGTCGATTAATAATGGCAATGAACATGGAACTCCTAGTTCTTTTCCTCGTCTTCATGAGATCTCTATTAGATATTGTCCAGAACTAGCTGATGTGTCAATCGGATTGATACCTTCACTTCGGGTTTTATATATTGAAGAATGTTCCGAAGCAGTGTTAAGAAGCATGGTTGGTTTGTCCTCGTCACTTGTTAAATTGGATATTTTGGATGTTAAAGGACTTACCCGACTACATGGAGAAGATTTAATGCATCTTAGGGCACTTGAACATCTGTACATTGAAAAATGTGATGAACTGAGATACTTGTGGGAACGAGAATCAGAGGCATGCAAGAGTCTTGTGAGTTTACAGAAGCTGGAAGTATATGATTGTAAAAAGTTGGTTTCATCAGCcgagaaagaggttaattttgGGAAGAGCATGAAATCTCTTAAAGAAGTGAAGTTTAGTGTTTGTGAGACGCTGGAGAGTTACAGTTGTCCAAATAGTGTTGAGAGGTTGGTGATCAACAGTTGTGATTCAATGATATCCTTGACCTTCTCAGCATTGCAGGAGCAGCCATCCGGTATCACTGAATTGATCGTCAGTGATTGTGATAACATACAGTTACAACCCAATCTCATTCCAGTCACAGATTGTGGTTTTCTCCCCATGTCTCGCCTAATATCTCTTGATATCAGTGATTGCAAGAATCTAAAGTCATTTCCTCATGAGCATTTTCAAAGTCTCACATCTTTGGAAGAAATGTATATAAATGAATGTCCAAGTATGGACTACTCCTTCCCTTGTGGGGTGTGGCCTCCTAATTTAAGGATGCTCTTAAAAACACAAACACACAAACTTCCCAACTTGAACAGTTTATTTAATATAAACCAGTTCGATTATACATCAACTTACACCAGAAATCTCACTACAATCACACTCACTCTCGGATGA
- the LOC111910786 gene encoding putative disease resistance RPP13-like protein 1, which produces MVQVVVADASQKHITDRVFQLWVNDLQDLAYYIDDVLDDVDTKALRRKLNNDAHANTSIGNVLKFIPKCCTNFSPLNVLYGQQMSSKLEEITTKLHDLVDQKNDLGLMVNVERSSIRAA; this is translated from the coding sequence ATGGTTCAAGTCGTGGTTGCTGATGCAAGCCAGAAGCACATAACAGATAGAGTTTTTCAATTGTGGGTGAACGATCTCCAGGATTTGGCGTACTACATAGATGATGTACTCGATGATGTGGACACCAAAGCTCTGCGACGCAAGTTGAATAACGATGCTCATGCCAACACCAGCATTGGTAATGTATTGAAGTTCATCCCAAAATGTTGTACTAATTTCAGTCCTCTCAATGTTTTGTATGGTCAGCAGATGAGTTCTAAGCTAGAAGAGATCACCACCAAATTGCATGATCTTGTTGACCAGAAAAATGATTTGGGTTTAATGGTGAATGTTGAAAGGTCAAGTATAAGGGCTGCCTAG
- the LOC122195413 gene encoding uncharacterized protein LOC122195413 has translation MAVIRSYKLPNITSRLQDLTVSSAKNEVNFGVKLGSLKQVLFFNCGKLENYNCPNSVENLVIRDYDSLTSLTFSAVHEHLFGLTSLEIRFCKNLKLFPHEYFQSLTSLEELEIHDCPSIDYSFPCGLWPTNIRKLTIGCLKKPMPEWGPQNFPARLLELYLHGKNSGVVSFAVADDVGNTTTTPSSSSSFLLPPSLVSLTLWKFTDVESFSEVLQHLPCLKRLDILSCPKIRDLNTTFDPSNLTIRVV, from the exons atgGCAGttataagaagttacaaattgcCAAACATAACA TCTAGATTACAGGATTTAACAGTTTCATCAGCCAAGAACGAggttaattttggggttaaattGGGATCTCTTAAACAAGTGTTGTTTTTTAACTGTGGCAAACTAGAGAATTACAATTGTCCAAATAGTGTTGAGAATTTAGTGATCAGGGATTATGATTCACTGACATCTTTGACCTTCTCAGCAGTGCATGAGCACCTGTTTGGCCTTACatctcttgaaataagattttgcAAGAATCTAAAGTTATTTCCTCATGAGTATTTTCAAAGTCTCACATCTTTGGAAGAACTGGAGATACATGATTGTCCAAGTATTGACTACTCCTTTCCTTGTGGTTTGTGGCCTACTAATATACGCAAACTAACGATAGGATGCTTAAAAAAGCCCATGCCAGAGTGGGGCCCGCAAAATTTTCCAGCCAGATTACTTGAACTATACTTGCATGGAAAAAATTCAGGAGTGGTTTCATTTGCAGTGGCAGACGATGTGGGGAATACTACTACTactccatcatcatcatcatcttttcTTCTTCCACCATCTCTTGTTTCTTTAACACTTTGGAAGTTTACAGATGTGGAATCATTTTCAGAGGTCTTACAACACCTCCCCTGCCTTAAAAGACTTGATATTTTGTCATGCCCTAAGATTAGAGATCTTAACACAACTTTCGACCCATCAAATTTGACAATAAGGGTGGTTTAG